From Ursus arctos isolate Adak ecotype North America unplaced genomic scaffold, UrsArc2.0 scaffold_110, whole genome shotgun sequence, one genomic window encodes:
- the LOC130543375 gene encoding guanine nucleotide-binding protein G(I)/G(S)/G(O) subunit gamma-10, whose translation MSSGASVNALQRLVEQLKLEAGVERIKVSQAAAELQQYCMQNACKDALLVGVPAGSNPFREPRSCALF comes from the exons ATGTCTTCCGGGGCCAGCGTGAACGCCCTGCAGCGGCTGGTGGAGCAGCTCAAGCTGGAGGCCGGTGTGGAGAGGATCAAG GTCTCGCAGGCAGCTGCAGAGCTTCAACAGTACTGCATGCAGAATGCCTGCAAGGATGCCCTGCTGGTAGGTGTTCCAGCTGGAAGCAACCCCTTCCGGGAGCCCAGATCCTGTGCTTTATTCTAA